From the genome of Clavibacter nebraskensis NCPPB 2581:
ACGACCCGGCCCACCGCGCCGGAGCCGAGCACCCGACGGTCGGGCGCGAGCAGCCAGTCGGCGAGCACGAGCAGCGGCACGGCCACGTGCAGCACCTCGTTCGACCACGGGAGGTTGCCGCCGGGGATCGTGGGCAGTCCGCGCAGCAGGAGGTTGTAGACGATGCCGGTGGTGACGATGTAGGTCGTGGTCGCGAGCCGGAGCGTCGTCCAGCCGCGCCCGGGCGCGGGGGCGCGCCGCAGCAGCCGCACGGCGCCGAGCCCCATCACCACCGCCGCGAGCAGGTTCGACTCGATCGTGAAGTACATGAGGAAGTCGACCGTCTTGCCCCAGATCCCCTC
Proteins encoded in this window:
- a CDS encoding Pr6Pr family membrane protein, which codes for MRITWAVVRLLTAVAVLVAVASQYVVSSSYWRSIGVEGIWGKTVDFLMYFTIESNLLAAVVMGLGAVRLLRRAPAPGRGWTTLRLATTTYIVTTGIVYNLLLRGLPTIPGGNLPWSNEVLHVAVPLLVLADWLLAPDRRVLGSGAVGRVVVFPLVWVAVTLARGPFTGNEVTGAATYYPYPFLDPATGGGGYGTVAIWVAVIVALICGLALLLTWAGRRGSRPVEA